GTCACGTACAGTTACTTCTTGGCGAGCGAGGAGAGATGCGGTCCCACGTGAGGAGGAGCCAAGGGCAGGCAAGCCCCAGTGCCAGGAATGTGCGAGGCCCTTGCGCTGAGACGTTGGGGCTTGGTAGTGAGTTTGAGTGATGGGGACACCAACTCACAGCCCGGTCCGTTAGTGTTAATATTGTCCTGACTTGCAATGAGAAAGCCACATGGAGAAAAAATGTGGAAAGCTCTGCAAAGCAAGATTTATTGAAGAGTTTTAAGCATagctctgcagagctgaactTTTCCTGGCTGAGCATTTGCAGTGACCTGAACGTGTAGGAGCCTCAGTCCCCATAACTTTCTGGGCTCCTAAATCACCGTGACTCTGCTTTgggaaaagacagcagaaaataCACCCTAAATGGTAGTGAAGGTGGACAGCACTTAATTCCAgctggagaggagggaaaaagaaagcccagTACAGTTTTGTTGAATGAGTTTTAAACGACAGGGAAGAGGCAAACAGGCCAGCAAAGGGCAAGTGCCAAAGAAGACCTTTGCTTGTGAAAGGAAAGGAATGGATGCTTCATTCCAGTAGGCagatatttgctttctttatcCTCCAGGGAGACGTGTGGATTTGCATGGAGCTGATGGATACCTCACTGGACAAATTCTACAAACACGTCATTGACAAAGGCCTGACGATTCCTGAGGACATCTTAGGGAAAATAGCCGTCTCTGTGAGTATTAGCAGggcaaggagggaagggaaagggtgtTTCTCTTCTAAGCCAAGTCCTACATGACCCAAGCTCCCTGCTGTATTTGTACCAGGAAGAGCATGCATGGTCCATGGGCCAGCCCACATGGACATTCCTAAGCTGGCTTCCAATATCTGGTCTGAGGTGATGTTATTTATAAGCCATAAACAACCCAAAATGTGCCTATACATGTAATTGAGAGATGGCACAGTGTTAGATGTGGGGAGGGCCCTGCAGCTCCTTTGCCTTCTCATTAGGGTCCTGGAGCTCCTGGGAGATCCCTGGGTACCCACTGTCACCTTGGGTTGCTGTGAGGGTGCAGGACTCGTGGGAAATGTAGTTCCCTCGCTGCAAGTAGATCTGGTGAGGATGGGGTGGGTGAAGCCAGATAGCATTTCCTCCTCGTCATGGTGCTGCCAGCTGTGATTCACTCTGGATTTGTTGTTTCAGATTGTAAAAGCACTAGAACATCTACACAGTAAGCTCTCCGTGATCCACAGAGGTAAGTGCCAGGCACACAGCCATGACCATGCTGGTATCTGTCCGCCCTGTGCCGCGTGCTCTCAGCCTTGCAAGGGCTGGCCTTGCGGCCAGGCACAGGGCTCTCAAAATATCCGAGATAAAATGGGCCTTTGACAGCAAAAATATGCCCCAGCATCTCATGACTAGCACAACGTAGTTAGAGGAAATGTCTGCTGGTTTGCTCTTTAAAAACTGCATGCTGGTCCCAGCGTTGCCCCGAGGTGGAGAAGTGAACTCCAGCCTTATTGTGCTGGCAGAAAAAGGGCTGTTTCCCCCTGGGTTGTGTTTCCCTAATGCACAGTCTAAATCCATGGTCTGCTTCAACACCtctgcaaaattaaaacagactTTTCCTTCTGACCTtggtgggctttggatcaggctttGCAAAGGCTTCTCCCCTGGCTCGACAGCTCCATGTTGACGTGCAGTGAGAGGCGTCTCCGTGCCAACGTGATGCCTCATGCAGTGATCTAACCATCCTTGTCTCCTTCTGTGAGCTTCCCTGAGCACTGGTGGGGCAGAACAGTTTGATATCTAAAATAGCCTCAAGTGAAGTCATAAATACCCTCCTTAAATTCTTCTGACATTTTCCCCTCTAGAGCATCTCAAAGATGCCATGAACACActtagaaagaaacaaatttgCAGTGTTGCTGCTTGACACCTTTATTTTTAAGGGGTCATTTTCAATTTGTCATGAGGAGGAAAAAGCCCTCTCTGGAGTGTGTGACTGGCGGGGAAAGGAGCATCTGAAGCGAACAGAGTTCAGCTCTAGCAGTCATATTTTGTACACTCTGCATGTGGCTGGGGGTTGAGTTTCTGCCTTCTGTATCATTTACAGTAGGTGGAAAATGCTGTTTGGCTTCTGGATTTCTGTTTACTTGTTTGATTTCCACTGAAAATTGTCTTATTTCAGCATAGTAACAGATGGGTGAGGATCTCAGCTACCTGAAGCTTTTGATTGCAAAATGCTGATTAGAGAGCAGATGTTAACGAACTGTAAACCACCCAATTCTAATAAGCAGGATTCAAAAGCAGCTTCTGGCCTCCTTCGGATGGTGTTTCAGTTCTTCTGTTTAATAGTTTATCACATGTAGACAGGGGACCTTCTTGCAGAAGAGACCTCTTATTTCTgggtggcagcagggaagggattGCTCCCTTTCTGAGGATCAGTGATGGGACAAGAGAAAACAGGGTAGCCTGCGCTACCTGCGGTGTGTTGAGATTTCATCTGGGGTTAGCCTCACAGGGAGCGATTGCCTGCTGTGCAGGAAAGCACCTCCATGCTCTCCTGGATATCACTTACTAGTGTCTTTCTGTgccttaatttctctttctgatgGTGATTGTAACTGCCTTCATGGGCATGATGCAAGTGTGAATGCACCAAGGATTATAAGGCCGTGATGGGAAGCAGATAAATCTGGCAGTAATAAATAGATGAGACACTGGCCTGATTTCCATAAGGTGTGGAGCACCCACACGCCTGCTGCTGTTCACATTGCCTTCAAGCTTGGTATCCTTAAAATTAGAGGCCATTTCTGAAATCTTGATCCTTGTCTTAGTTTACtgctccctccttctcctgcaacCCCTGCTCCTCTTCACCCTTTCCTGCCCACCCCTCATCCTTTCCCCAtgggtttttccttttgctggcaTGAGACCAGATCCAGCTGGAGACTTGCCACCGGTCCAGCCGTTTGCAGACATCCTCTGGAgatgcccccagccccgctcggctgTTCCCATTGTGAGCGCTCTGATGTCCTTGGCCATCCCCTGCGCAGTGGGATCTGGCGGTTATGTGCAGGGTTACCTCCCACTCCCCCAAATCAGAGAGAAGAGTCTGGAAGCGAAGGGACACTTGCAGGACATATGACAGGCCCATGAGGCAGTCACCTGAACTTGCAATACCCGCAGCCAGCCGGGTTTCTGGCATGCACGAAGCACAGGGGTTTGCACGGGCACCGTTGGTGCCCTCTGCTGATAGGAAGCTCTTTGGCTTTGTTTTTGGCTTGGCACAGCCACCCATGCATGACAGTGACTGTGGTATGTGTTCCTTCTTGCAGATGTAAAGCCCTCTAACGTGTTGATCAATACGCAGGGGCAGGTGAAAATGTGCGATTTTGGAATTAGCGGTTACCTCGTTGACTCGGTTGCTAAAACTATGGATGCAGGATGCAAACCCTACATGGCTGTAAGTTGAGCCACGGAGAAGCTGCATGTGAAAGCTGCTCTGGGACAGCCAGAGGAACATGAGCCTGGGCATCGGGTCATCCTAAAGGGGGAAGGATCAGCCTCCGGCATGTGTCCTGGGGACTCGATTTGGAAGACGTATCCCTGAAGTTACTCGTAAAGGGGCAGAGACGGGAGACGGATCTCAGGGGTCAGATCAGAtctcctgggcacagcttctTGCTGCCTTATCACCTCCCTGTGACCTTGGGGAAGGCTCTGTAATTACTCCGTGTTGCATTCTTTGCCATTTGCCCTGTGGGGACAATAGTACTTTCCATCTGGGAGGAAAAACAGTCCCCAGGGACTGGGTCCGTGATTTCCTCTGTGTGGAGCACTTGCACAGGGTGAAAACGGTCCAGGAGAATTGAGACGTGTCACCCCTACATGCAGATGTGCTGGGTCAGCGCCACCACCCCAGTCCCTGGTGGAGGTACCATCTGCTTCTGGTGACCCATTTCATTGCCTGCCCTTACCGGCAAGGATGTAGGACCAGATCTGGCCCCATGACAACCCAGGGAGCAAGCTGGTGGCATGGACTAAGTGGCCCTGGCCTGCCACCATGAAAGACCCCTCTGAGGTCAGCGTGGGCATCGCGTTGGGGCCATCCCTGTCCCTCAACTGCCTTTGTCTCTGTTCACAGCCTGAAAGAATTAACCCGGAGCTGAACCAGAAGGGATACAGCGTCAAATCCGATATCTGGAGCCTGGGGATCACAATGGTAGGGTGATCTCGGGGCTTGCAGCGATGCCGGGAGGGTTGAGTGTTGCTCATGGAGGCATTTTTCCCCCCTATAGCCCCCCTGACACTGGTGGCACTGGTTCCCTGGGAAGGTGGCAGGGGTGGGAATGGGAATACACCTCTGGGGATACCAGGGAGCACACCGCAGGGTTGAGGGGAAGGAGGATGGAGCTGCTTTGACAACTCCTCGCTGTCTTTGTATGTGTCCGTGGGTTGCCACCCTGGTGGGGATGACCCCGCTGCTGTGGCCGTGGGCTGCCAGGAGATGGCAGCATGGGCTAAGGCGAAAGAGTCCGGCACCGCACATCTGTCGCCTTGGAGCAGGTTGGATTTGAAGCACCAAAAAAATACTCCCCAGCACTTAGCAATTAAGCAAAGTCCCCCTCAGAAGAAGAGGGATGGGTGGCGTCTCCCACACAGCTTTTAGGGGGAATCCGTCTGCTTGCAGAGTCATTTTATAGCGCACTTACCCTTTGcaatgttgtttgttttgtttttttttcttttaacctctAAACTTTCCCAAGTGACATCTAACACGAGGGTAATGGAGGATTGAATATGGAGACTGCTGGGTCTCCTCAGGCCTTTTCCTTCTGCCGGGGGAGGTTAAGCAAGACGTTGTGGCCAGCTGGACTGAGGAAATGCCACGTATTTGTGTGGcgcctaaaaaaacccccacagtcCTGGGTGGGCACACAGGAATCTGGAATCCATGGGGCGTCCTCCCGCTGATGCCTGAGGCTTGGGCTCTGTCTCCCCAGATCGAGCTGGCCATCCTGCGCTTTCCCTATGATTCCTGGGGGACGCCCTTCCAGCAGCTCAAGCAGGTGGTGGAGGAACCGTCGCCGCAGCTCCCGGCAGAGAAGTTCTCGGCGGAGTTTGTCGATTTTACCTCGCAATGGTAAAATACCCCCTCGGTCCCGCTCGCCCCGGCCCTGCTCGCCTCCGCCATGCTGAGGAGGGCAGGTGCCGGCAGcctcctccatccccatccccacaggcGTCTCTCTGGGGTACAACccaaatttttaaacaaaatatcctTCCTCCCCGGGAAAGGGATGAGCCTTCATGCCCTCACTGAGCTCTGAGGGCCGGGCTGAGGCCTGGTGCTGTGCAGGCAACACGTGCCCTTTGCCAGAGCACTGGCGATGGCGGTTCTGGGGGTCTTCCCCACCTGAGGTGGTGAGGAACAGGCTTGGTCGCCTTGGGGGGACAGCTCAAGAGGAAGGGATTTAGGAGATTTTCTCATCCAGTCATCCCATATCAACAACACAGGGTGTCTGTGGCCGGGCCGGCAGCACGggcaggtgcaggcaggcaggtccGTGGAGTCCTTCATGTCCCCAGGGCTGGTGTGGGGTGAGGAAGGGGAGCAGGGCACAAAATGGCTGCCGCCTCCTGCCTCCCACTcccaggacacacacacacacagctctgAGGGCAAGGACGGTCTGGATTTTGCCCCGCGGTGGCCCCCGTCGGCAGTTGTCCCGCTACCGGGGCCCTCCGGCTGCTGCGCTGCTTTCCGTGGGACTCGGAGCTGGAAGCAGCGGGAGAGTTTGGCTGCGGTGTAGGAAAAGGGTTGGAGCAGATGTGCGCTGTCTGGAGGTTGCGAGAGCTGCATAAAAGCACAGGCTCTCCCAGCACCCGAGGAGACTCACAGCTGCCCTCATCGTATGGTTCAAAGAGAgctggcggcggccccgcggctcCTGACTGCTTCTCCCTCCAGCTTCCCTGGAAACCGCCTGGGAGGCGTTTTTATTTTCCAGGCGCTGCAGTGCCATCCACGGCTTGCCAAGTTGGCAGGTGGATGGTGGGTTTGCGTGGTAGCCAAGAAAGGACGGCAGATCgacaaatacagaaatgtgaGACTGTTCCCGAGCTGCCAGCGTCAGGGCCTGGAGCCCGGCCGGCTCTGCTGTGACCCAGGAAGGGGATTATCAGCCACTCCTGCCCAGGGACTTTAAGTACCGACACTCAGATTCGTCGGAGTCTTGTTCAAACATGTTTTCGAGGTGCCTGTGATTCAGCTGCACGCCTCTACCGACCCACGCTGGGGAATACCTGCCCGTGCCCACACTGCTCTGTGTCTATCAGAGGTGGGAGCTGGCTTGGAAAAACCCTCTCACAAAATGCCCACCGTTTTTGCAAGGCCCACACTGAGATTTTGGACCAGCTGCCTTTCTCCCGTGCTGCTGGCTCACTACTTGTTATTGCAAAGTTGCCTGTTTGTGCCAGGCAGGCTGTTGTTCCCCactgaatattttgcttttgcaagcaCGGTGTCTTGCAGCTATAGCTGTGGGCTGATTTAGGAGTAAGATATCCGCAGCCATTCATGATGGTTGCAGTGAGAAGAATAACCCCGCTGAGCAGCGCTCATGTCTTGAAAGCTCATCCTTTGGGGAGCACGTGGAGGTTGCTCTCTTTGCAAATCCTGTCCTCCAGGATCACTGAAGATCCCTCAGCGCCTGTGGAGTGGCATGGACTCAGAAGAGAGCGCTTTGGCTGCAGATTGCACTAGTTTTGTGTTGTTGGAGTCTGAGAATTTTTTCTGACCCGGAACCAGGTTACATCAACTCAGTGTATCGAGATTGGCCTGGCTCGGGCCTATCTCAAATTCAAGAGATCGCAGAGTGAATCACACCATCTGGTGCCTGGGGCAGCGAAAGTCTGATTACCTGTAGCCACTGCAGGGAAGTTCCTGGGATGTCTGAGTCAGGATTAGATCCAAATACGGCTCTTCATTCCTGAAGATTAACATTGATTTCAGTAACTTGTCACCAGATTTCCTGGTATTAGTAACCCAGGAGCAAGGTTTTTGTTTGTAGAGGGTCTAAATTAAGAGGATTGTACCCAAATCCTGCTTCTGGACACACCTAACCTTCAAATTCACCTTAGCATCTCGGCTTGGGCTGCTTTTGAGCTCAGAGGATGTGACACATCCCGTACCTTCAGTTCAGCAATATTGGCACGTATCGTTACTAGGTTCCTCTGTTCATTCACAACATGACACTAAACATGAGCCCGCTACACACAGCAAGCAGGAAATATCTATTCAGTGTGTGTACTCCGCTTCCTCTGGGCTCCGGCAAATCCCAGCAGAGGAGCGACTTATCATCACCGAGGTTCTCACTTTTGTTTTGCTCAGTGTGACACCTTTTCCCCGCCACCGACGTGTACGTGTGTGAAGATCTTTTCAAGTTGCTCCAAGTGTCTTTCCCCTAAATACACTGTCAGGAAGTGAGTAGAGATTACGTCCTgtcttttaaaagctattttctgCTGGAGGGAAACCAAAATAACTTCCAGCTACAACCCTCCAGAGCCATCTGTtgtaggagaggagaaaaaaaggatgtCCCATGTAACCGTCCCTGCTGATAACAGCGTGGTGATAAACAAATAGTTGTACACGTGCTTCGGAGCCACTCAGTCACTGCTCCCAATCAGAGGTTGGAGGCTGTATCCATGCCCTTAGTCACTGGCCTACTGGATAGTACCCAAAAACCCAATTGTACCTGGCCCCCAGCAACAGGCAGTGCCTTGACTGGTGAATATGGTGTCTCTGGATCTCTTGTTTGACCCTGAGCTCACTGCATTTGTGTGTACCCAGCACTGTGTGCAGGCTGTGTTGGCTGTAGGTGTCCTCAAGGCCTAAAGCTGTTTGCTTAACATACGGATGAGTAGTTGAACTTAATTCTACAGAGACTTGAAACCTGCCTTTTGTCATGGTATAATTTTATGGCCTTGCTTAAATTGCACACAGAATGTAACTtctaaattttttcttctttgtttttcattaaagctTGAAGAAGAATTCCAAAGAACGGCCAACATACCCAGAGCTTATGGTGAGTGTGCCTGCATTAAGCAGTGTATTGGTTCAGAGCTGAGATGGATTACAGTGAGATGCTGAAGACAGGGTTTCCAGTAGTGACTGGTGATTTGGGATACTTAGCATCTCTTTTTTCATAACAGATGTGAGAATCATGGCACTTCAGGGTCTCAGGAGGGTGACTGCAAATCAGAGATGCTTTTTGAAATCTTGCTCAGGTGCTATTGCAGTCAGATCAAGGGAGAAAAATCTCTTAACAAATTTGCTAAGGGACAAGAATGAGGCTGTGAAGAATCAGTTAGCAAGGATAAAATCCTCCTCTTGGGTCTGTGTGATGGCTTCAAACACTTACGTGAAATGGATGCATCACGGATGCTCCACGTGGGTTGCAGGAGCTGAGTGGCCTACTAGGCTTTACTGTCAAGGTGCCTTGGAGAGGAGACTTTTTGGACAGAGTAATTCCTGGATGTTAGGGACAGGGACGAGTCTGTGACTAATAATTCCGGTTATTGAATTTCATCTGCTGCTTAGAGACTGTTTGCTGTGAGCATGTCTAGGACAGAGGAATAACTAAGGAAGAAAACGCTGATAAAGGCTTACGACAGGGGAAATGCAAGGCAGTGCAGGGCTTTGAGGTCAGATGCACTTAACTGCTGATGAACTCCCAGCAGTGCAGACACTAGTGTATACTCAGCCAGAGCTCTGGGCTGGAGCTGGCAAGAACAGGGTCTGTGGTGAGATTTTTCTGCTAGGGCTCCACAGCTTCATGGCCTCTCTCTCTCCTGACTTTCTGGTATTGATCCTGGTTCTCCTAATAGCCGGCAAAAAGCAGGAGAGCTTAGGAAGTCAGTGTTTCACTCCCATAAGCGTCTAGTCCCTTTTTTACTCTCACCTGATTCACAGCTTCCTAAAGGCAGGATGGTGCCTAACTTTTGTTATTTCTGAAGATCCTCACCCAAATGCTTGCCTGTCCCTACATGCCCACCCCTGTCCGGTGTCAAGATCTGGCAAGATCTTCTGGGTTAAGGGTGGAAACTGCTGCAGAATTCCCTCAGGCATTGGTGTCTCCTACCCCATAACTTGTAGGACGTGCGTTATACCATCCAGGGGGTCAGCCTCCCTGCTACCTCACTCTGTCTGCTTGGAGGTGTTGGGACCTCTGTGGTGTGAAGGTACCAGGGTTTAAGGTGCTCTCTAGCTGCAAGACATGCTGGAAATCCATGTACCTTTTGAACGTGAGTTGTAAGCAATGAATAATTCCTGTGGCATTTCTTGCTAGGCCCTGTAATGCAATTAGACTATATATAGATCTGATTTACACACAGTTTGCCCAAACACTGGTTTCAAACAAAGGGAGGCCTGaggtttagggctttttttttttcctttttttttttttattattgaataaatacatatatattttaagaaaatttctgaagtttgccaAATGGCCTTTTATCAAAAAGGTTCACCGGAGCAGCTCCGTCTGTTGCAGCATTAATACGCATTGGCAAGCAAGTGCATTTCTATTGAATTAGGTTCTTGGATCACCTCTCCAGAGTATCTCAATGCTGTGGTATTTTATGGCTGACATGAATGTTGTGAGGTCCTGTGGTTGAGGGTtgctgttttgttgggtttttttctctctcctctctctcttatGGCATTAAGTTGCGGTACTGGATTGGACTTGTCATTTAGACCAAGACTGCTCCCTTGCTTTCCTGTGGAATTGAGGTTTCTCATGGAAAGTATGACTCTGTGCTATCTTGAGCATCAGGAAAACTGATATGGATGcttaatttcatttgaaaaccCACTTCCCCAGGTGAAGTGGAGCATGAAACTACTGCAGGACTCCTCCCCGGTGGTCTGCACATTGCATGGAGCACATCCCACCTGGCACGGGGTGTTTGGTGCTATAACCAGACTCAGTTGTTGCAAAGGGCTTGGATTCACTGAGAGACAGGGCTGGAGGCCACTGCTGCTGCCCGTGTCACGCTTGCGGGTTCTTCCAGGCTGCGGAAGCTCTGCTTTGGGTGCGACTTAGCTGGGATGTGAAAGCAGTGGCATCACGCTGGGATAATAGCACAGCAGGCCATTTGGGCCATCTCTCTGAGAGCTATTCAGGACACTTCAATTCCCGTGACTGTCTGACCCAGGGAGACCTTAAATTATGTCTGGATCCTTGCCTCAGCCCATTTCAGCTCTGCTTCCCACATAATTGTGCTTCCTCTTCCTTGCTGGTGTGTCTTTGGGTCGCTTCCCAGCTGCTCAGAGCTGCCTCTTTTTATTCACTGGATAACTTTCTGCTCAAGCCCACCTTGGAAAGTCTCTTTTCTTTGCTCATCTTCTCCCTCCACTCGGCCACTGCCATAAAACAGCCAATGATCAGTGTCTGAGGTGAGGGGCAGCTTTGAAAAACCTTGGAAACCCCAAAT
This window of the Accipiter gentilis chromosome 10, bAccGen1.1, whole genome shotgun sequence genome carries:
- the MAP2K6 gene encoding dual specificity mitogen-activated protein kinase kinase 6, translated to MSQARGKKRNPGLKIPKEAFEQPQTSSTPPRDLDSKACISIGEENFEVKADDLEPISELGRGAYGVVEKMRHMPSGQIMAVKRIRATVNSQEQKRLLMDLDISMRTVDCPFTVTFYGALFREGDVWICMELMDTSLDKFYKHVIDKGLTIPEDILGKIAVSIVKALEHLHSKLSVIHRDVKPSNVLINTQGQVKMCDFGISGYLVDSVAKTMDAGCKPYMAPERINPELNQKGYSVKSDIWSLGITMIELAILRFPYDSWGTPFQQLKQVVEEPSPQLPAEKFSAEFVDFTSQCLKKNSKERPTYPELMQHPFFTLHESKETDVASFVKLILGD